Within Oreochromis niloticus isolate F11D_XX linkage group LG2, O_niloticus_UMD_NMBU, whole genome shotgun sequence, the genomic segment GCTATTGTGAGCAGTTACAGGACACCGACAGGGGACAGCAACATGGATTTCAAcgtttttattttaactgttatTTCTCAATCTGGGAATGTTATCTAGGGTCAGAAGGCTAGTGGGAATCACTTTAAGCAGGAAGCCGTAAGTAATTCATTAAATCTGATTTATGAAAGAGGCTATTCATGAAGTCACTTGTTATTATGAGCTGGTAAACATTAATTATCTGTTGCTAAAAGAAAATGCTTATAAGCCTTATATATATTGTTATATATAGAGATATTTTTTTGCATACTGCTTTTATTTACAAAGCATCTCAGCGTTTTTGGGAACATTGTTGTACTTCTTTATTATAAAAACTACTCGGTTAAGTTTAGAGGGAAATCATGTGCTGCATCAAAGTTCTTAGATAAAGCCTTTGTTTAAACAGGACAATGAGCCTATTACCTGTAGTGGGGCGGCGCGTATATTATGAGATGAGAACAAAGATTGTAAGAACAGGTGTGTAAAATCAAAAGACAGCTGATTTGAATATGCTTTGATGTTAATTTTCGGTTTCAGGAATTTTCAGCCAAATTTGGTCAGTGGTCTAGGTGGTTAGcaaagacgtgtgtgtgtgtgtgtgtgtgtgtgtgtgtgcgtgtgcgtgttcCTTTTgaccctctctccctctctttgccAAAGTACgcaaaatgtacaattttgcATAACTTTTCACATGTTTATTGTTGGATTGTTTTGGGTCACATGAGATTGTTTGCCcttgtggttttcttttttgatcCTAATGAGCTCTTATAATTTCACATGAGTATTAGGTGGAGCGTAGAGTGTAAACTTGTTAATTATAAGTCCCTAAAGATTGCTTGAATGTAACCCTGGGAATACTTAAAAAGGAAGAACAATTCAGTGCTTGTTTTGGCACAGCTGTTCTCGTTTTGAACTTGTGCTAAACTCATGCTTGCGGGGGGAAGGAAGCCTTGCAGTACTATTTACCATGCAGATCATGTATGCAAACATTTCTTCCTTTTCCTCGTTGTGCTGCAACAATCAAGTCGTTAGCCATTTCTTTGTTTGCCCTTGTTTGAACTCTCACTCTGATATTTTCCTATTTGCCAATGAAATTCAGGGTAATTAATATGTTAGTGATTTAATCAGAAAAATCCAGTGGAGCAAAACAGTCTCCACAAAAGTATGGCTACAGTCAAGCAGCACTATATGTACCTATAAAAAATCACCCATTATTATTGTCTGTGTTTTAAAGTAAATCTGTCAGGAAGTCTGTCTTAGTTCAAATCTTCCTACTCACTGTTCATTTCAAAGCTCTGGGACATAAAGGTCATTACAGGACATTATGTGAACTGAAGCCATAAATGTGACATAGAGGACACTTTACATTATGCTCCCCCTGGTTTGCTGTCATTACCAAGCAGATTGATGGAGAtattcttcctcctcttctctcctaTTCTACCTGTTGTAAGGCtgctgatgaaaaaaaaaaaaaaaaaaactatcatgAAGCTAAGCTTTGTCTTTCACTGCCCACCTCTGGCTAAAGACGGGAACACCGTGCTGACGGTTTTTACTGCACAGCCAAATACTAAATCAGTATgagagtgccctcttgtggagCTGTTTAAGAAGTGCCAAATTTACAAAAACccatccttaaaaaaaaaaaaagaaagaaagaaaaaaaaggaaaagctttTATAGGTTATggtgtatatttaaaaaagaacttttaaaaagttaacTTTCTTTCAGTGATTTGTACTTTTCTAAACAGAAATATCTGCTTGCTTAGACTCCTGCCTTACAGGAAGTTTACTATATGTACTATATGTAAAGAAGAATTCATTAttgggaaaatatttttttacagtTCTCCAAATAATGTGTTTTAGCCCAGAGAGTACCGTGGTCAGTGGAGAGGAGGTCAACCATAGTCTGAAGTCTACCTGTTCCTCTAATAATACCGTATAATTCCAGCATTATTTTGTGCTTCCCTCTATTTGACCTTAAGGTACAACAGAACTCTATTACATAAAATCTTAGTGCTTAGTTTTTGCTCAGTACTCATTGTCATATGATAAATATatagagagaggaaaaaatgagagcaaaatCTGAAAATGATCAATCTGATTTGTCTTTGAAAATACGACCacgctttcttttcatttttttcacatttggaATGAAAagttgtctaatattaaaaataaataaataaaaagtggaAACACTTCTTCTCACATCTCATGGCTAATGTGATAACTCAGTAAAGTCTTAACAGTATTTTAGAACTCAAGTTGGCTAAAAGTTCAGGCTTGTGTGAAAGACCGGCAGTGAAAAGTTTAACAAATGAAGAATATTGTTCAAAACTGCAACGGATTTCTGGATTTCATCATCTCAGGAGCACAATGTGGTTAAAGGATTCGGAGAATATCAAAAAATCTTTGTATACTACCAGTAATCACAGCTAACCAATTGTGAATGGCTGAAATCTAGTGTCATAGATCTCTAGAGCTTGGAGGATGAAAACTCTTTTGATCTTATCAATGGATCACACTGTGGATCAGCACCATCCAGCCGGTCATCAGCTCATTTGAAGGAAGATTTGCTGAAATACAGATTTTGAGTAGTAAACTATCTGGTAAGTAGACTCCAGTGAAGCTCCATATCAGAGTGGAGTGAAACAATGTTAGGAAGTAAGAAGGTTCTCCTTGAGTCTAGATGCTGGTGGTGGTCAGGAGGAGATGGATTGGACAAATGAGAGTGTAACAGGCAGAATGACAGAAAAGCAGTGAGATTTAAAGGATGTGCAACAGAGGTGggcaagaaaatgaaaatgataacaACCGAACTGAGTTTTGCAGTAGTAGCTCAAACACAGATGGCAGATGAATGAACACAACTCGTCCTTATTGATCTTAGGCATGAGTTTCACGAGTGGAAGTGTGTTCGTGCTCATAGCATGGATAACTTGCACATCTCTCAAAGCCTTTATATTGCTGAAGGACATATTCAGGTTTCTGAACAACATAGCATGCTGCCATTGATGGCCTCTTTTTAAGAGCACGCTTTCCTTATATCAGAAAGTCAATGccaaaccacaaaaacagcaGATGTACTAAAGTGGCCTGTCATCCTCTAAAAAGAAAATTGTATCAAAGACAAAATGGAAAACACTTGGTTTTCAAAACTGAACAAGTGGTGATGCAACAGAGTGGGAAACATGCCTCTGCCTCTGTTTTGCTGCCGTCAAATTAAGAATAAgcatattaaaaataatcaaatgaaaTAAGATAAAATGTTCTCAGTTTTGACATTTAGTGATAAATGCAGTATTTAGAAATGCACATGGTTTGAATTGACTTAATATGACAGATTTACGGTAATGACATCAGGGTTGCACAATAAGCGCCATGTGCTCCTAACATTACAGTCAATTTGCTTGCAAAGACACACGtgggaaaatgaaagaaatatgaGTGGCGCTAAGAGACTGTGTGTAGTGTGCATGTTCACTCTGTGTGGCACCAACATTGTTCACTTAGATCTTCATCACTGTTTATATTAAGACACTCTGGGAAGTACCAAACTACTTGAAATGAAGTCTCTTTTGTGGGTGTATTTTAGACTTCTGTTTCCTGTGATGTCCCTTGTGAAACATTTATTTGACTAGGCTTGATGTAATtagtaaatatagtattttcCAAGCAGTGGATTCCAATAAGCTTGTAAAAGGACTGAAAAGACACTTTTCATTATGCTCAGCCTGGATTTGTGGTTTCCAGGCATTTGGTGGAAGGTTTATTTCTATCTCGCTCTCTTTTCTACCTTCACTGTAAGTCAGATAGCTCATAGGATTGATGTAAAGACAACTTTATTAGTGACTTTTAATATTAactttgaatttgtttttttaaatttatacttCACCAAATGGAAACTTGtgcattatataaataaatacttgaTTTTGATCaggtgctttattttttaatttgctgACTAAAGTTTCAGCTAATTAATACAAAACATATGTTTATATCATTTATATTATAACAAATATATGGACCTTTGCAATTTAATGAACTCTGTTCTGATCTTACCGACCAGTCAGAGCACTTTGATTACAAATCACATTTAAGGGAAATTGTACTGTACACTTCACGGCCTTCATTCAGATCACATTAATGCtaattcagaatcagaatcaccGGTTAGCCTAACATCCATGTCTCTGGACTAAGAATGTCAGTGAAATATGGATGGGTTTTATGCATCCATTCCTTTTATCCATCCAGAAAGAcacacaggcacagggagaacatacaaactccatGCAGAAAGGTGAAATAGGAGCCTTCTTGTTGTGAGACGACAAGGCACTGTTGACCAGTATCAATGGCTTTTGCACAGCTGAACTCTCAAATGTGCATTCATCTTTGTTATGATGGTTTTAAGCAGTGCAACCTGACTACAGTATCCATTTGCCTCTTCTGCTTATGGATGTTCTTGCTTACAGTCTGATTCCATTCTTTGCCTTTTTAGTCACCCGAGgaagattttctcttttttgttgcATTAATGCGATATACAGTTCGTGCCTCCGgctcaggaggcagagcagCTCACCcgctaattggaaggttggtggttcgatccctggctgctccagtctacatgccaaagtgtccttgggcaagatactgaacctcAAGTTGCTCTAGATGCATTCATAGGAATGTCATTGTTAGATAGACATGTtgcataaagtgctttgagtgctccaaCAGAAAAACGCTATATTAGAACCAGTCCTTTAACCATCTACTACTCCTACAggtttaaattaaaacattttttaagatCACAGTTTTCAAAGACACACTACTCTGTCGAAAAGCATTTGTGGCCAAGATCCCTCCTGAAACACTGAGGTCACTTGGATCTATTCCTCCTGCCATCATTGCTAAATCTGAATCAAACTGGCCTGCTCAAGACTTTTAACTGCTCAAGTGAGCTGCTGTGAACATGCTCGTTGCCATCTAAGAGCACTTCATGGTTGTCAAAAATGGAAACTTACTGACTTACATAAACCCAATGAAGACAACATTATGGTAAACAAATGCGCCATTTTCTCTTTCATTCCTTCTTTTGCATTTCCATTATAACAATAAACACAACAGGAATAAGGTCAATTTCAACACAGGGAGCATCAGAACCTTCATATTTTCACAATTTCCTTCATATTTTTGTGCACCAAATTGTGCCTAATCTGCATCAGTTTATGGTGGTCTTTCTATCAACCAAAacacaaataagaaacaaaGCCAGAGGGACAAAACATACTGGAACACACTGCAGGGAAGCTGTAGAGCATTCTGGATCACTTTCAAGTACATCTTCTCACACCATTTACTTCTCTGTCCTCTTTTTGCCTGGTTTCAGGCATGAAATCACCTGGAACATTGTGATTTCTTTCTGACATCAGGTTGGTTTTGTGCCTTCCATTAAGGAAAGTAAGCTGCTGAATAACGCACGTGTCACCTGTATGCAAATGAATTTATCTAACCTTGTATTCAAATAGCTCAGACATACTTCTGCTTATTTTTAAAACTTCCTCTACATTTACAGCATATCACACTTATCTTTGTTTTGGAATGGTTTCTAGGAAacctaaatatatatgtatgtatatactgGAATGGGTGGCACTGCCCATGAAATGCTACCACAAAGAATCATTAATACTACCAACCATTATAGCAGTAACAGCTGGCGGTATAAATGAGCAGTGATTattataaagacataaaatagACTGTTTTCGTGTTTTATATCTGTTCTTCCTTATCGAACCGCGCACATACTCTGCATATTCCTCCCTTATTTGATTGGGCGACCACTTAAAAATCAACACTCAGGAAAGAAAATAacactttttttatgtttgtgtcaTATCTTCCAGAGAtacaaaaatgtacaaaacataTATTACAAGCACAGTGTCCTGTAATTGCATAAGACAGAATGCACATGCTCTAAATCAGCGAATTGTCTCATAGATTTACAGTATTGGGTTTGTGCCCTGTGGCTTTTTCCCTGCCAAGACACATGTGACCTGATGAAGCAAAAGCCGGCAGGATCCGTAAAGGGAGAAAGACTATGTGCCTCCGTCAGCGTGTTCGCTGTGTGCGTCACCTGTCTCACAACCATTTCCCTCTTTGTCCTCTCTTAGAGCTTCATCATTGTTTATAACAACAATCTCTTTCTGGTCAGTACCAGGCTCTGTTTGAGCTGGAGTCTCATTTGTGAGGGTGTTTTTGTCATCCTGAGTATCAGAATCAGCGTCTTTGGTCTGTGCGTGTCCTGTGATGTCACTTGTGCAATTAACAGGTTTTTGAGTGGGAATGTTATGTTCAGGTGGCTTTAGTTGAGTTTGTAGAGTGTCAGTTGAGCTGCTGGAGTCTGACATGTCCTCCTTGGCTGTATCGAAGGACTCTGTCAAAATGCTCTCACTGTACGACTGACTGGCGATGGTATCTGTCTCAGAGCCAGACACATCTACTGAGTCAGGAAGATAGTTATGGTGGGTTTTCCCATTAGCAGCTAATCTACGATTAGCGTCCGTGCATCTGTCGTCTGATTTCACGTGCATCCTACGAGTTCTTGGAGCCAAGTCATCTTCATTCGTGGCACCTTCAGGTATAGAATAAAAAGAGGAGCTTGACTTAACCAAATTTTCTGTATATCCCACGTCAGCATCCAAGTTCCTTTCCATATTTTGGACAGCCTCACTATCTGCATCATCTTTGTTTTCCTGTCCAACAGCAGCGCCTTCCAATCCAGCCAAAACTCTCTTCAGACTCTGGGCTCTGTCTCTGTAAACTTGGCACAGCTGAGCATCGGGCATGTGGTTGCCATGGATCTCGGCCAGCTTCATGTACACCACATACAGAGCCTCAGGGTTAGCTTGGTCCTcaagtgctgctgccagagccAGCTGGAAGTAGCCCACTGCATCAAAAGCATCCTGTAGAGAGAGCGCGCAGAACAGAGGTCAGAACTGGTCTCGTCAAAATCAAACACATAATTTCCACATTTGAAGGGTAGATCGCCACGAGATGAACCTGAAAGCGATTTAACTGTTCCTCAGCCAATGATTAAAACATGAGCAGGTCATTTTGACACATAGAAGGATGAAGCTTACATTTGCCATCAGCTTTTGACAGTGAAATCGATCATCGCCAACAGAAGAAGTAAATATATATCAGTGCAATTTCtctaaagttatttttaatacaGAAAGGAAGAAGATTTTTAATACTGCCACTAAATTATTGGTTAAAGTGTAAAACAAATGACagtgtgagcatgtgtgtttctcttaacagagtaatattaaatatgCCTGAGTCAGAACGcactcttattatttttttctttctgggggcatttttccatttctttctgaGAACGCTGACTTCAGCGAGatgaaaaataagagaaaataaggGGCGGTGCAGTCGCTTCCCCACATAGGATCATTTTAGGAATGTGCTCTCTCTATCTTTCCCAATGCAACACTGTAACTGTGTCCCTTGTACCTTCAGTTTGTGTAGAGTGAAGTTTCCCAGCCTGCAGTAGACCTTGGTGTAGTAGCGAGCCTCCTTGGGTTGCTGTAGGACAGGCGGACTCAGTGACAGCGACTTCAGGTAGTAGTTTTCTGCCATCTCATACTGCTCCAGACTGTAGTAAATTGTAGCTAGCCGATGGTAAGCGCTCCTCTCATTCACACTCACTcctaaagcaaaaaaaagtcaatgtttttttttttttaaagtatcttGCCAAGTACAAATACCACACTGTACCTGGATTGAGAGGAATATTACAGACATGAGGCTCAGGCACTGCTCAACTTTGTACCTGTTTTGCTGGCGATCTGGACAGCCAGTGTTGCGTACTGCAGAGCCTCCTGGTGCTCCTTTTCATTCATCAGCAGGTCTGTGAGTTTACTTAACAATCGAAACTCTGACTGGATGTCATCGATGCTCCTCGCAAACGGCAGACTCCCATCCTGaaagcaaatataaataattttacTGAGAATCCAAACTTTCTACAGTTTGTTATTGAACAAAAAAACCAGTACGCTAGAAGTATCAGTACATCCTTTTACCCTGTAGAAAGGCAGTGAAGCCATCCGGTTCCTGTGACCTTTAAAGTAAACATCTCCTGCCTCCTCATAGATGCTCATGGCAAAGTGAGGGTCATTCATCCTTAAGGCTGTCTTTACTGCTGCctgaaaaacaccaaaaaaaaaaataagaaaagacaCAATCAAATTTTATCATTTGATCTTATTTTATACTtcataagtaaaaaaaattaactgttTAGTAAGGGAACTGTTTGCTGCTTAGGAATGTGGAATATCGACATTCCAGGAATACCTGAAACAACAAAAGGCACTGAATGGAAAAAGTTCCCTCTACCCACCACTGTACACACACCAACACTCCTCACCTGTAAATACATGTCAGCCAATTCATCCTCATGAACGAGATAATAAATGCGTCCGACCTGTAGCCAGGTCTCAgactcttcctctttctttcccAGATCGATAGAAATTCTCAAGCTCTGCTTGGTGTAGTCGAGAGATTTACGAGATGACCTGCACAGAATGCACGattagaaaaaacataaaatctaaGACACAGGTGTTAGGTTACAGATAGAGACAGAATCATAGAAATGAGATGCAAATCTTCACCTCTCATCGTTGAGTGTGAGGTAGAGGCTACTGAGCTTTTCCAGATACTCCCCCTCCAGTCTCTTATCCTTCAGTTCTCTGGATACTGACACACAGTGCTCATAGTAGACAATGCTCTGACCATAAAGCAGCATGTCAGCATACAGTCGACTCAGCACCTTGGCCACCACCATCTGACCTGTGAAAAATTCAGATCAACATAATCAGCTGATCATACTGGTCATATTTTGATTCCTTTTCTATATTCTATTTATAGTTACGTAATACATGTAGGTTTAAAGGACAGACTACCTGCGTTAATTTTAATACAAAGTCCACTATTTACATGCAGTAGTTAGTGTGCACAAATACATGAACCTAAATGCATGCTTGAAGGTGATGCCTCACTAGCCATTTTCAGTGGAGCTACATTACATCAAGTTTCATGGATGAACTTGTACTTACTGTGCAAGTTTTTGGCATGTAGTGCAATTAGTAACCCAATTTCATAGCATGCCCTGATGTCCTGACTCCGCCCCCTGTCTTTGTAGCTACGCCCCAGCCACAGGTAGGTTTGAACATGCTCCTCATCTGTCGGGCTTTCCCAGAGATCCCAAAAAAGGCACAGGGAtctaaaataaagagaaaataagattatatcaaaaataaataatcctATAGACGCTAGATTTGTTTGATCTGTCAAAACTTATCTGTGGcagatttttcaaaaaatgtcaaagatcTGACCTGACCAGGAAGCGTTCTGCAATCAAAGAGGCCCCCGCATCCAGTGCCAGACACCCCAGGTTGGCCAGTGCCAGGGCCTGATTCCTTTGGTTTCCATTTTCTCTGGAGATTACCAAGGCAGAGTGGAGGTGCCAGCCTGCCTCTGGGATGCGACCCTGACGCCTCAGACATAAAGCCAGCAGGTTATGGATCACACCTCGCTGAGTGGGACTGTCTGTTCCCTGCAGAAAGATGCGAAGGCACGTATTACCCATgacattcatgtttttttagATGTTATTCACTGCGTGTGCGTCATTCTTCACCAGTTCATCACTGGTCGCTGTACCTGTAGTGATGTGAGCAGTGGTTGTAGAACACTCTGGGCCTTCTCAGCCTGGCCTGTCAACACCAGCAACCAGCCAAGCAACACAGACGCCTCAAATCCCTCCTCCTCATTGATGTGGCCTCCTTTCTCCACGGCTCGTTGAGCACAGTGCAGTGCTTTATCAAGAGCGCCGTACTGCTGGTAAACTGAGGCCAAGCCCAAACACAGGTCCCTTTGGATCTTCATGTCATCCCCGCGCTCGGCTATTGCCAGAGTCTGCTGCAGGTAAACTACGATCTGAGCAGGGAGCAGTGAGGTTCCTTCCTTCCAGCAGGGGTTCAAACGAACAGAGTTCCTGATAAATAACTCAATCCTCTGAAAGACATTGTGAAGACAGTGGTCCTGTCTCGAATCCAGGCTCAGCGAGGCCAGTGCTAAGTAAGGCATGTATTTGCAGTGATAGAGCCAGCTGAGGAGCCAGTTGAGATCCAAAGGAGCTATCGGTTGCCCGTCGGCGGCAGACAGAGTCAGCGAAAGAAACTGGAGCCGCTCGACAAAAGGAAGAGCATCATCGCTCTTCTTGAGTAGCAGGAAGAGGGTGGACATGAGGTAGCAGATACGAGCCTCCAGGTGCTTGTCCACCATCACCACCGATCTCCTCAGGAGCACCTTGAGCAGTTCGACTTCATCGGTCGATGTGAaggaatgacaggggaggcagAGGAGCAGGGCGCTGGCCTTCTCCAGAGTCTGGGGCAGCTTGTCAGTCATGCGTTGCTTCAGGTAAATAGCAGTGAGGTTTGTGAAGAGAGCAACGAGGAGCGGAACGTCAGAGAAGCTGTCGACGCTGACGCTCAGAGCTTCCTCGTAGTATACGCGTGCCTGAGGAAAGAGTGTAGACTGATGTAGATCACCAAATAAAACTGCAGCAAAATTCTGTGTTTCAAAcctattttcatttaaaaggtACGGCAAATAATTTGTGCACTTGACTTTATCTCTCTCTCCACACTGCAAAAAGCATCATttctaaaattattattacaataTTATGTAAATGATAATGTGCTGTATAGTGTGGTGTTTTGTTACAGGCTAACTTGCCTTGAAATCTCTGTTTAGAAAACACTACGTATGTAATCATACAGCCTACAAAACACACTTATggtaaatacaaataaaagaaaaaaaaaacatgcctgTGAGAACTTTAGCTTCCTGGCACATAGTCTCCCCAGGAGAAAGCATGCCCGCCGATGCGCCCAGTGCATTCCCATTCTCTTGGCACACTCTCTGACACTCTCAAGGTGACCTGACAGCTCGTCCTCAGTCTTGCCGCTGAAGGTCACCCACAGGAAGGAATACTGCAGGTCATACAGGGGCAAGAAAGCATCCTGGgggtaaaaaacaacaaacaaaggaTTTTAGAGTTTTTTAGGCATTAACCGAGTTAACAGGAGGGCAAATGTCCTAATGAAAGTCAGACACAGGAAGCTCAACATGGACAAGAAAGAAAGACTTGGGTAAtgtaataaatgaatgaataaaaacagactctGCTGACCTGGAAGTGTTCCTGGTTGAGTAGAGTCAGTGTAGGGTCACTGCTCTCTGACTCCTCCCCATCCCAGCTGTTCTCTTCCAAGAAGAGAGGAGGATCTTCCTGGAACTCGTCCAGTTCTCTGAATGTGTCATCCAGGGTGAAGGATAGGCGCTCTCCCTCTCGTGGCAGAGGATTGAGAGAGTGACAGAGGGACAGATGAGGAGAGGAGCGAGAGAGCGATTGGCGAGGGGACGACTGGTGGGTGGATGTGACCCCACTTCTCTCAGACATGATGCTTTGACGAGCGCTTGTAAGGCCTTTAAGATCTGTAAAGATGACAGGTATCATCATAAACCCTTTCTCAAGCTGCTCAAAGGCATCAGCATCGTAAATGTCTGGTTTCTTCTTAAAAAGTCATTACCATGTTTTGGCCGACTCCTAATGTACATGAAGTCGGTTTCATCCAGCCTATCTGGAAACACACAAGGTAAATCAATTCAGCATTGATTTTCCAGCTGGAAGCGCAGATGGAAACTATCTTTCCCAGAATAAATTACAAATACCGCCGCTATTTAGGAAACAAACATGACTTGTATTTCAGTTATGCCTCCTAGACATGATCCCTCCCTTTTCCCCTAGCTAATTAAAAGTGCAACATTTCTCAGCGAGCCCAGTCATTCCTTTACCTAGCCTGTAAACAGAGCTGATGTCAGTCGAGAAAAGCCTTTCCAGCAGGCCGCTGTCGCTCAGCTCAGAACTGCAAGGGTTAACCTGAGCCAGGCTGGCTTTCTCCTCCTCAGTCAGAAAGACCAATTGTCCATCTCTGTGTAACGGAAACAAAGGCAGCATTATGATTATCCAGGCCTCATCACCTGATCCGCCCTGTCCAGACTGCGGATCCTCGAAATAGGATTTCATAAAAGATTAGCAGAAGACTGTAAACAAGACATAAGGAATGTAGATGGCATCGCGATAAAGTGATTTTAAGGTGGAACGTCACATGTTACAATGAGACCAGCTAGTTTAAGCCACTGcctggatttaaaaaaacaaaaacaaaatacaactttCTTACAAGGGTGTGGTATTGAGAGGCTTGACGTGAGCTATTTGAACAAATCCGCTGCGTCCAGTTGAAGTGTGTCGTCCTATGAAAACACCCAGGCTTCGGAGCAGCAGACCCTGGATCTCCACAACGTCACCTTGGCTGAGCGGGAGCTCATCTGGTCCCACTGGGCTGTAGTCAGCTACTGCCGCACAGGAGCCAGTCACTGAGGCATTTAATGAGGTGAAGGGCAAAAGAAACAACAGTTTTAAGCACACTGATTAGGAATTTGAGGGTATATCAGTTAGTTATGCAGTTACGTTTCAACAGGCACTGTGGTTACAGTATGCTGTATGTGATAGCGAAGCTTTACCGATAGGATGCTCAAATGGTTCCCTTTCTGTTTGTGAGCATCCAGCATAGACTGGGTACTTCTTCAGGAACCACCTGACCAAACAGGAAGTATAATTTAACAAATATTGTACTCCACATAGGTGAAGTGGTCAATTTGAGGAACAGATAGCAACTTACTGATAGAACGGGTAGGGCAGGGGCTGCATGGCGGTGACTGGCACCATGCCGTGGTTTCCTGTGGTGAGCAAGGTGCCCTCCCACATGTCGTCCTGCCCCGTGTCCCTCACCACCAAGAGGTCATTCTTTTGGAATGACAGCTTCTCCTCATCCTCGTCAATGTCGGCTCTGGCGAACAGCGCCTTAGCAAAACAGGATCCTGGAAGGAGAGTGATCTTTAGTAGAGAGAATCAGCTTCTCTATCCCCCCGCcccaaacacaaagaaacacaaaacctgtcCTTAGTCATTGCTTATGATGCTGGTAAAAGTTACTGCACTTAAATTCAAAATCAGCAAAATTGCCAGAGTCGCCGCGCCCTCATTCAGTCACTGGGAAATGATGGATGTTCTATAACCTGGCCCATTAAGTTAATGTAGTTTTCACCACTATTTGCCAGCACTGCAGTCCTATTATACATTCCCATGATGCTTTTTGCCTGAAGGATATGTTCAAGAGAAAGAAGGGATGTCTGCTGCCCC encodes:
- the sh3tc2 gene encoding SH3 domain and tetratricopeptide repeat-containing protein 2 isoform X2, whose protein sequence is MTQGAGEEEDVAIVESGEGTVEPDSYWKKRKEAFLRGSTVSLGDKFSSEIVLLFTGRRRSSADSDRTLQEALRTRLRVVESNSQDVIQLFKDLSARLVSVHAEKDSFVLTFKTVEEIWKFSTYLALGYVARCLENFLCDPSFWLDPELLSDLQISVTVDEEHLATLYLGLLLQEGSCFAKALFARADIDEDEEKLSFQKNDLLVVRDTGQDDMWEGTLLTTGNHGMVPVTAMQPLPYPFYQWFLKKYPVYAGCSQTEREPFEHPIVTGSCAAVADYSPVGPDELPLSQGDVVEIQGLLLRSLGVFIGRHTSTGRSGFVQIAHVKPLNTTPLDGQLVFLTEEEKASLAQVNPCSSELSDSGLLERLFSTDISSVYRLDRLDETDFMYIRSRPKHDLKGLTSARQSIMSERSGVTSTHQSSPRQSLSRSSPHLSLCHSLNPLPREGERLSFTLDDTFRELDEFQEDPPLFLEENSWDGEESESSDPTLTLLNQEHFQDAFLPLYDLQYSFLWVTFSGKTEDELSGHLESVRECAKRMGMHWAHRRACFLLGRLCARKLKFSQARVYYEEALSVSVDSFSDVPLLVALFTNLTAIYLKQRMTDKLPQTLEKASALLLCLPCHSFTSTDEVELLKVLLRRSVVMVDKHLEARICYLMSTLFLLLKKSDDALPFVERLQFLSLTLSAADGQPIAPLDLNWLLSWLYHCKYMPYLALASLSLDSRQDHCLHNVFQRIELFIRNSVRLNPCWKEGTSLLPAQIVVYLQQTLAIAERGDDMKIQRDLCLGLASVYQQYGALDKALHCAQRAVEKGGHINEEEGFEASVLLGWLLVLTGQAEKAQSVLQPLLTSLQGTDSPTQRGVIHNLLALCLRRQGRIPEAGWHLHSALVISRENGNQRNQALALANLGCLALDAGASLIAERFLVRSLCLFWDLWESPTDEEHVQTYLWLGRSYKDRGRSQDIRACYEIGLLIALHAKNLHSQMVVAKVLSRLYADMLLYGQSIVYYEHCVSVSRELKDKRLEGEYLEKLSSLYLTLNDERSSRKSLDYTKQSLRISIDLGKKEEESETWLQVGRIYYLVHEDELADMYLQAAVKTALRMNDPHFAMSIYEEAGDVYFKGHRNRMASLPFYRDGSLPFARSIDDIQSEFRLLSKLTDLLMNEKEHQEALQYATLAVQIASKTGVSVNERSAYHRLATIYYSLEQYEMAENYYLKSLSLSPPVLQQPKEARYYTKVYCRLGNFTLHKLKDAFDAVGYFQLALAAALEDQANPEALYVVYMKLAEIHGNHMPDAQLCQVYRDRAQSLKRVLAGLEGAAVGQENKDDADSEAVQNMERNLDADVGYTENLVKSSSSFYSIPEGATNEDDLAPRTRRMHVKSDDRCTDANRRLAANGKTHHNYLPDSVDVSGSETDTIASQSYSESILTESFDTAKEDMSDSSSSTDTLQTQLKPPEHNIPTQKPVNCTSDITGHAQTKDADSDTQDDKNTLTNETPAQTEPGTDQKEIVVINNDEALREDKEGNGCETGDAHSEHADGGT